One Leptolyngbya subtilissima AS-A7 genomic window carries:
- a CDS encoding ketosteroid isomerase family protein, which yields MGNNMGFDAKQMGSYTRVSEPVPPPQDMAKRSQVTIEGVTNPTVLASMDNLNANDFNELIELFTPDGALQLPFQRLITGKEGILRFFQEDCQNLKLIPERGVTEQAEDGFTQIKVTGKVQTPWFGAGVGMNIAW from the coding sequence ATGGGAAACAACATGGGGTTTGATGCCAAGCAAATGGGCAGCTACACCCGCGTTTCTGAACCGGTTCCGCCGCCCCAGGATATGGCTAAGCGCAGCCAAGTCACCATTGAGGGGGTCACCAACCCTACCGTGCTGGCCTCCATGGACAACCTCAATGCCAACGACTTCAACGAGCTGATTGAACTTTTCACCCCTGACGGTGCGCTACAGCTTCCCTTTCAGCGCCTCATTACCGGCAAAGAAGGCATTCTTCGGTTCTTTCAGGAAGATTGCCAAAATCTCAAGCTGATTCCAGAGCGCGGAGTCACCGAGCAGGCGGAAGATGGCTTTACCCAAATCAAGGTGACCGGCAAGGTGCAGACGCCTTGGTTTGGCGCTGGCGTTGGCATGAATATTGCCTGGTGA
- a CDS encoding NifU family protein: METLALTPPNVEQVLDELRPYLLADGGNVELVEIDGPVVKLRLQGACGSCPSSAMTLRMGIERRLREFIPEIAEIEQVF; this comes from the coding sequence ATGGAAACGCTTGCACTTACCCCTCCCAACGTGGAACAGGTTTTGGATGAACTGCGCCCATACCTACTGGCCGACGGCGGCAATGTTGAGCTGGTCGAAATCGACGGCCCAGTGGTCAAACTCCGTCTGCAGGGCGCCTGTGGCTCTTGCCCCAGCTCGGCCATGACGCTGCGCATGGGCATTGAGCGTCGCCTGCGCGAGTTTATTCCTGAAATCGCTGAGATCGAGCAGGTATTTTAG
- the serS gene encoding serine--tRNA ligase produces the protein MLDLKQIRENPERVQSALGKRGKYDLTPLLELDQQQRQIETVRSQLQARGNEIGKQVGQTIKAGAAPNGPEVTALKDEGNQVKTELQTLEPQEREIKAQIEAILLGLPNLPSDTTPVGKDETENVEVRCWGDEYLPQQPAKPHWEIGETLGILDFKRAAEKIAQSRFVVLKGAGAALERALISFMLDRHTKAGYYEVIPPYLVNSAALTASGQLPKFAEESFQCRNDDLWLTPTAEVPLTNLHRDDILASDQLPIHYCAYTPCFRREAGSYGKDTRGLIRLHQFNKVEMYKFVHPDTSFDELEALVGDAEDILQQLKLPYRVLALCTGDLGFSSCKTYDLEVWMPSSDSYREISSCSNCLDFQARRANLRFKEAGQKGTQYVHTLNGSGLAIGRTMAAILENYQEANGSVRVPEVLQPYLNREYL, from the coding sequence GTGCTAGATCTAAAGCAAATACGAGAAAACCCGGAGCGGGTGCAGTCTGCTCTGGGTAAGCGGGGCAAGTATGATTTGACCCCGCTGCTAGAGCTAGACCAGCAGCAACGCCAGATCGAAACGGTGCGATCGCAGCTCCAGGCCCGCGGCAACGAGATCGGCAAGCAGGTCGGTCAGACTATCAAAGCCGGGGCCGCTCCCAACGGTCCAGAAGTCACCGCCCTTAAAGACGAAGGCAACCAGGTCAAAACTGAGCTGCAAACCCTGGAACCCCAGGAGCGCGAGATCAAGGCCCAGATCGAGGCCATTCTGCTGGGCTTGCCCAACCTGCCTAGCGACACCACCCCCGTCGGTAAAGACGAAACCGAAAATGTCGAAGTGCGCTGCTGGGGCGACGAGTATCTGCCCCAACAGCCCGCCAAGCCCCATTGGGAAATTGGCGAAACCCTTGGCATTCTTGACTTTAAGCGCGCTGCTGAGAAGATTGCCCAGAGCCGCTTTGTCGTTTTAAAAGGCGCAGGTGCGGCATTGGAACGGGCGCTAATTTCGTTCATGCTCGATCGCCACACCAAAGCAGGCTACTACGAAGTCATTCCTCCTTACCTAGTAAACTCTGCCGCGCTAACCGCCTCAGGCCAGCTGCCCAAGTTTGCTGAAGAAAGCTTTCAGTGCCGCAACGATGACCTGTGGCTTACTCCCACCGCCGAGGTGCCCCTCACCAACCTGCACCGTGACGACATCCTTGCTTCTGATCAGCTGCCAATTCACTATTGCGCCTATACTCCCTGCTTTCGTCGCGAGGCCGGCAGCTACGGCAAAGACACGCGCGGGCTAATTCGTCTTCACCAGTTCAATAAGGTGGAGATGTACAAATTCGTTCACCCGGACACCTCCTTCGACGAGCTAGAGGCGCTGGTGGGCGATGCCGAAGACATTCTGCAACAGCTCAAGCTGCCTTACCGAGTGCTGGCGCTTTGCACTGGCGATCTGGGTTTCTCCAGCTGCAAAACCTACGACCTCGAAGTGTGGATGCCCTCTTCCGACAGCTATCGGGAGATTTCTAGCTGCTCGAACTGTCTAGACTTTCAGGCCCGCCGCGCTAATCTGCGCTTCAAGGAAGCTGGGCAAAAAGGCACTCAGTACGTACACACCCTCAACGGATCTGGCCTAGCCATTGGCCGCACCATGGCCGCCATTCTCGAAAACTACCAGGAGGCCAACGGCTCGGTGCGAGTGCCTGAGGTGCTGCAACCCTACCTCAACCGCGAGTATCTGTAG
- a CDS encoding DUF2358 domain-containing protein, translating to MDILEQIRIDYERFPCDQSYHLYAEDVYFKDPLNKFRGVDRYRLMIGFISHWFKDVNLQLHGIEYSSPSQIDTRWTLSWIAPVPWQPRMSIPGRSELGLGEDGKVISHIDYWDCSRLSVLKQLFALRA from the coding sequence ATGGATATTCTTGAACAGATTCGCATCGACTACGAACGGTTCCCCTGCGACCAGAGCTACCACCTCTACGCTGAGGATGTGTACTTTAAAGACCCGCTAAACAAGTTTCGCGGCGTCGATCGCTACCGGCTCATGATTGGCTTCATCAGCCACTGGTTTAAGGATGTCAATCTGCAACTGCACGGAATCGAGTACTCCAGCCCCAGCCAGATTGACACCCGCTGGACGCTGAGTTGGATAGCTCCGGTACCTTGGCAGCCGCGCATGAGCATCCCCGGTCGCAGTGAGCTTGGGCTAGGGGAAGATGGCAAGGTGATATCCCACATTGACTATTGGGATTGTTCTCGACTGTCGGTGCTCAAGCAGTTGTTTGCTTTGCGAGCCTAA
- a CDS encoding amino acid ABC transporter ATP-binding protein, whose protein sequence is MTQFQTEQPSAHATSTEPVIVARDVEKWYDNGFHVLKGVSMTVYKGEVLVVMGPSGSGKSTFIRTFNALEPYQKGSIEVDGITISHDLKNIEAIRREVGMVFQQFNLFPHLTVLQNVTLAPIWVRRWPKAKAQEVAMQLLERVGILEQAHKFPGQLSGGQQQRVAIARSLAMQPKVMLFDEPTSALDPEMVREVLDVMRGLAKTGITMVCVTHEVGFAREVADRVVLMDGGYLIEENTPQEFFSNPREDRTQKFLSQIL, encoded by the coding sequence ATGACACAGTTTCAGACGGAGCAACCATCGGCCCACGCTACCAGCACCGAGCCAGTGATCGTCGCCCGCGACGTGGAAAAGTGGTATGACAACGGTTTCCACGTGCTCAAGGGCGTCAGCATGACGGTCTACAAGGGCGAAGTGCTGGTGGTGATGGGGCCGTCTGGGTCAGGTAAGTCGACGTTTATTCGCACCTTCAATGCCCTAGAGCCCTATCAGAAGGGCTCTATTGAGGTCGATGGCATCACGATTTCCCACGACCTGAAAAATATTGAGGCCATCCGCCGTGAGGTGGGCATGGTATTTCAACAGTTCAACCTGTTCCCTCACCTGACGGTGCTGCAAAACGTGACTTTAGCCCCCATCTGGGTGCGCCGCTGGCCCAAGGCCAAGGCCCAAGAAGTCGCCATGCAGCTGCTAGAGCGGGTGGGCATTTTAGAGCAGGCCCACAAGTTCCCCGGTCAGCTGTCGGGGGGGCAGCAGCAACGGGTGGCGATCGCCCGTTCCCTCGCCATGCAGCCCAAAGTCATGCTGTTCGACGAACCCACCTCTGCCCTCGACCCTGAGATGGTACGCGAGGTGCTCGATGTCATGCGAGGCCTAGCCAAGACTGGCATCACGATGGTGTGCGTCACCCACGAGGTGGGTTTTGCCCGTGAGGTGGCCGATCGCGTCGTGCTCATGGATGGCGGCTACCTCATCGAAGAAAACACCCCCCAAGAGTTTTTCAGCAACCCCCGCGAAGACCGCACCCAAAAGTTTCTTTCTCAGATTTTGTAG